From Halapricum desulfuricans, a single genomic window includes:
- a CDS encoding tRNA-guanine transglycosylase: MSQVTRRFDFEVDAVAGDARTGTLRIGSQELATPNLFPVLNFYGGGTERSVFGGGIHRTIKEFMIGADRIGGGDYSEYFDCTMTSVASLTDYNITHERYQSYLDTPIKERELFEPYNGTLFVDSGGFKFLDGGDIDGSDFEVDIDQEKIYEIQKKMGADIILNLDHPIAPDDSHEQRMEKAEKTALNIAEFLDLSSDFDGARYLTLHGYNYSMMDAFLEKITSIVDTREIHEAFDGVALGSLVPKKDNRELLIQAVTDCQEVLQDWGFDDMPLHVLGISSRAVPLLAALGVDSFDASSYLHNAINGKYYKSMMESVPISEVSFENCDCPVCSSELHRQRMRGDAEYQKDIYGAVAVHNLIIQKQELATIRDRIRAEGTAPLREYIESTVARDKQTRQVAHKVVNQSLGGYFQ, from the coding sequence ATGTCACAAGTAACGAGACGATTTGATTTCGAGGTTGACGCCGTAGCTGGTGATGCACGTACGGGGACACTCCGAATCGGAAGTCAAGAGTTAGCAACGCCGAATCTCTTCCCGGTACTCAATTTCTACGGTGGCGGAACAGAACGAAGCGTGTTTGGTGGTGGTATCCACCGAACTATCAAGGAATTCATGATTGGTGCCGACAGAATCGGTGGCGGAGACTATTCTGAGTATTTCGACTGCACGATGACGTCAGTCGCGTCGCTAACGGACTACAACATCACCCACGAACGCTATCAGAGCTATCTCGATACACCGATCAAAGAACGCGAACTGTTCGAACCTTACAACGGTACGTTGTTCGTCGATTCTGGAGGGTTCAAATTCCTCGATGGGGGTGACATCGACGGGAGTGACTTCGAGGTCGATATCGATCAGGAAAAGATCTACGAGATTCAGAAAAAGATGGGTGCAGACATCATCCTGAACCTGGACCACCCGATTGCACCCGACGATTCACACGAGCAGCGGATGGAGAAAGCAGAGAAAACAGCACTCAACATCGCTGAGTTCCTCGACTTGTCTAGCGATTTTGACGGTGCTCGGTATCTCACCCTTCATGGATACAACTACTCGATGATGGACGCATTCCTCGAGAAAATCACGAGTATCGTCGATACGCGAGAGATTCACGAGGCTTTCGACGGCGTTGCACTTGGCAGCTTAGTCCCGAAGAAAGACAATCGAGAGCTCCTCATCCAGGCGGTAACGGATTGTCAAGAGGTGCTTCAGGACTGGGGGTTCGACGATATGCCTCTCCACGTGCTGGGGATCTCTAGCCGGGCAGTACCCCTCTTGGCTGCTCTCGGTGTGGATAGCTTCGACGCCTCGAGTTACCTCCACAATGCGATCAACGGGAAGTACTACAAATCGATGATGGAGAGCGTACCAATCTCCGAGGTCTCTTTCGAGAACTGTGATTGTCCTGTCTGTTCGTCAGAGCTCCATAGACAACGAATGCGAGGCGACGCAGAGTATCAGAAGGATATCTACGGGGCAGTCGCTGTACACAATCTCATCATTCAGAAACAGGAACTTGCGACCATTCGCGACCGTATTCGAGCAGAGGGAACCGCCCCTCTCAGAGAATACATCGAATCCACAGTGGCCAGAGATAAACAGACGCGGCAAGTCGCGCACAAAGTCGTCAATCAATCGCTCGGAGGGTACTTCCAATGA
- a CDS encoding ATP-binding protein, producing the protein MKKAPKVNEVNEFLEIASDFEDPLEVIRESLSNSYDAEASEIEITIRSRPQGSDIIIEDDGNGMNERDLESFFDLGNSQKTDSIGYKGHGTKIFYKSDRIVVNTAKNGVNRRAVMDNPWEKLNRQELPEYELTKADVRDENQGTRIKITNFRSGEGFDPESLTYNKIHHYLKWKTIAGSTAHFFEDNPREMDIRVDLGEEIDDTRDELVTTSRLEFPDEQLEPSDDEFPAERMCKHYEPREIEVEYDGGMTTVQIVGMVGGKAARNELPTHGRHSVQFGVWFAKDHIKVEQINETISHDNEFIHFFFIVNCQDLELSANRETIRNKSNPVFRAVRDEVEFYMSKVTQDPWFKNYLEIRREGKLKRRARTQESSLQDRRKSVTERERFEPSNRAEVLLAVERASQQQAGFSLQVEDYQPDADIQAIVRHQGKLRNAAIHHQLTEHFKNESPLEHIDLIIYWEQGDPTKLNEVERTGYIGGEIEIDHDSGSITYQRDGDSSYIELLSLTDVFKPKTKAIADD; encoded by the coding sequence ATGAAGAAAGCACCAAAAGTCAACGAGGTAAACGAGTTCTTAGAGATTGCGAGCGACTTCGAGGATCCACTGGAAGTCATCCGTGAGTCACTCTCGAACTCGTACGACGCTGAAGCATCGGAAATCGAGATTACGATTCGAAGCCGACCGCAGGGGTCGGACATCATTATCGAAGACGACGGGAACGGAATGAACGAGCGCGACCTAGAATCGTTCTTTGACCTCGGTAATTCCCAGAAGACGGACTCTATCGGGTACAAGGGCCACGGCACCAAGATCTTCTACAAGAGTGATCGCATTGTGGTCAATACGGCCAAGAACGGGGTTAACCGCCGAGCGGTGATGGATAACCCTTGGGAGAAACTTAATCGGCAGGAACTCCCAGAATACGAATTGACTAAAGCAGATGTCAGGGATGAGAATCAGGGCACGCGTATCAAAATCACAAACTTCCGTTCTGGTGAGGGATTCGATCCCGAATCACTCACATATAACAAGATCCATCACTACCTGAAGTGGAAAACAATCGCTGGATCGACGGCCCATTTCTTCGAAGATAATCCCAGAGAGATGGACATCCGAGTAGACCTGGGTGAGGAGATCGATGATACGAGGGACGAACTCGTCACCACCAGTCGATTGGAATTCCCTGACGAGCAGCTAGAACCCAGTGACGACGAGTTCCCAGCAGAGCGGATGTGCAAACACTACGAGCCACGTGAGATTGAAGTCGAATACGATGGTGGAATGACGACAGTACAAATAGTCGGGATGGTTGGAGGGAAGGCTGCCAGAAACGAACTACCCACACACGGTCGTCATTCGGTGCAGTTCGGTGTCTGGTTCGCCAAGGATCACATCAAGGTGGAGCAGATCAACGAAACCATCTCTCACGACAACGAGTTCATTCACTTCTTCTTCATTGTCAACTGTCAGGATCTCGAATTATCTGCCAACCGGGAAACGATCCGGAATAAATCGAATCCAGTCTTCAGAGCAGTTCGTGACGAAGTAGAATTCTATATGTCCAAGGTAACTCAGGACCCTTGGTTCAAGAACTATCTCGAAATCCGGCGAGAGGGGAAACTCAAGCGTCGGGCCCGGACGCAGGAATCGTCCCTGCAAGATCGGCGAAAATCGGTTACTGAGCGCGAGCGATTTGAGCCATCTAACCGAGCTGAAGTCTTACTCGCGGTCGAACGAGCGTCTCAGCAGCAAGCCGGCTTCTCCTTGCAGGTCGAAGACTACCAGCCGGATGCTGACATCCAGGCTATCGTCCGGCATCAGGGTAAACTCCGGAATGCTGCGATTCACCACCAGCTTACAGAGCACTTCAAGAACGAGAGCCCGCTGGAACACATTGATCTTATCATCTATTGGGAGCAGGGAGATCCGACGAAGCTGAACGAAGTGGAGCGAACAGGATACATTGGCGGGGAAATCGAGATTGACCACGACAGTGGGTCCATCACGTACCAGCGCGACGGTGATTCCTCGTATATTGAGCTGTTGAGCTTGACTGACGTATTCAAACCCAAGACGAAGGCCATCGCAGACGATTGA
- a CDS encoding endonuclease/exonuclease/phosphatase family protein: MASPEDEQLRLITWNVERSSISRFEEQMTALQERTPDIVALQEVGVKTSRRPRQYLRNHGFEYTAHSHEFRFDDPGNSSGCAFASRWPFRVLPPETFEMPNKHQALSAEFFTPFGRIEGHTVHVLPGSIYGEVKTEMFEALYDRLAVDDPPEYRFLCGDFNSPKKESESGEVTVWGSDESWINAERSVMVDLADHDLTDVYREVNGYGDDAYSWTAENNGNEFPRRFDHVFASQRLHATEASYLHKYDDLSDHTPLEVVFAPKGGLHEEVKEIDRGTFSADDDQTVEASSPPVSYEALTYEEDVRKVAPDANYRRGRFKVGWNDAVNGKELNEEVLSQLTWENLGWRLGKLFGETSEDLKEDLYEWCVEQQIE, translated from the coding sequence ATGGCCAGTCCTGAGGACGAACAGTTGAGGCTCATTACGTGGAATGTAGAGAGATCGTCGATCAGTCGGTTCGAAGAGCAGATGACAGCGCTTCAGGAACGTACGCCAGACATCGTAGCGTTACAAGAAGTCGGTGTAAAGACGAGTCGTCGTCCACGTCAATATCTCCGCAACCACGGTTTCGAATACACCGCGCATAGCCATGAGTTTCGTTTTGACGACCCTGGCAACAGTTCAGGATGCGCGTTTGCGAGTCGGTGGCCATTCAGAGTGCTTCCGCCAGAAACCTTTGAAATGCCGAATAAGCATCAAGCACTCTCTGCGGAATTCTTCACCCCCTTCGGTCGAATAGAAGGCCACACTGTCCACGTCCTCCCAGGTAGCATATATGGCGAGGTCAAGACCGAGATGTTCGAGGCACTCTACGATCGACTCGCCGTAGATGATCCGCCCGAATATCGGTTCCTCTGTGGTGATTTCAATTCTCCGAAAAAAGAAAGCGAGTCTGGAGAAGTCACGGTATGGGGGAGTGACGAGAGTTGGATCAACGCCGAACGCAGTGTCATGGTAGACCTAGCTGATCACGACCTTACCGATGTCTATCGTGAAGTCAACGGCTATGGTGATGATGCGTATAGTTGGACTGCCGAGAATAACGGGAATGAATTCCCACGACGATTTGATCACGTCTTCGCGAGCCAACGACTTCACGCAACTGAGGCATCTTATCTCCACAAGTACGACGACCTCTCAGACCACACGCCACTCGAAGTTGTCTTCGCACCAAAGGGAGGCCTACACGAGGAGGTTAAAGAGATAGACCGTGGCACGTTCTCCGCCGATGACGATCAGACTGTAGAAGCGTCTAGCCCCCCTGTGTCATATGAGGCACTAACCTACGAGGAAGACGTCCGTAAAGTCGCTCCAGATGCCAACTACCGGCGGGGACGGTTCAAAGTAGGATGGAACGACGCCGTCAATGGCAAAGAATTGAACGAGGAAGTGTTGAGTCAACTCACCTGGGAGAACCTCGGGTGGCGACTCGGGAAATTGTTCGGTGAGACTTCAGAGGACCTCAAAGAAGACCTATACGAGTGGTGTGTTGAACAGCAAATTGAGTAA
- a CDS encoding DUF5591 domain-containing protein, whose amino-acid sequence MASFRVTQHGDDGYGRIGEMSVPHGPVETPALFPVINLIGGTTLKSGGVWRRMRDRLIASDHLQGVMFQAMSFSDYGVSPGNLKNFWRDKTFHERFAEADDEDFPDLNSPVFIDSGGFKLMNSNTFGEAPEEGGTKNEWGLYTNPKSILGLQIDFGADIIATLDYPIPPKLREEEKFERMERSIDSAVECLRLLDNPVDLITHFEENDIPLHTLNDWIDSDDKPGVYVALHGHDYETVNWYVGTFIERLAEADVETQPDGFAIGSLVPLRSSVDVLVDIVQGAKDAIPEDRADEMGLHVFGIGGKQVSLLALLGVDSFDCSSHMQSAKFRKYLHPETWENIHLDDLEVEGTDYPCNLEHCLLCQGDSEYDTSYEEMQSVLNRDFSYDERERRKDNDEPIKSDYYALLARHNFEVYNDELQRVRRHINEGNLLEYVVNFAREHEQIKTGLEQAQIRDKSLRNDIEQLGAYDLLPGTELRSDQKKLSDWDGGVDESDETRSISLEYGPHSFDVSTRSYTPPADRDVCLLIPCSQQKPYSESRTHSVLADKLGKHKSRIHKVTVSGMYGPVPEEFEEEKPVLEYEYVLAGEDERQIELVTDRVLRYLEKHGDNYDEIVGYVTSKTYRQVIEDALEEYGRGQVLPRDPKALQLTEFFRNENIEELTDFLAATAE is encoded by the coding sequence ATGGCTTCCTTCCGGGTAACGCAACATGGTGACGATGGATACGGACGCATTGGAGAGATGTCCGTACCACACGGGCCAGTTGAGACACCTGCACTCTTCCCTGTGATCAATCTAATTGGCGGAACCACGCTCAAATCTGGAGGAGTCTGGAGGCGTATGCGAGATCGTCTCATCGCAAGCGATCATCTGCAAGGCGTCATGTTCCAGGCGATGAGTTTCTCCGACTACGGCGTCTCTCCAGGAAACTTGAAGAACTTCTGGCGTGATAAGACATTTCACGAGCGATTTGCAGAAGCGGATGATGAGGATTTCCCGGATCTTAATTCGCCCGTGTTCATCGATTCTGGCGGTTTCAAATTGATGAATTCAAACACCTTCGGAGAAGCTCCTGAGGAAGGTGGAACTAAAAACGAATGGGGATTGTATACAAATCCAAAGAGTATTCTCGGCCTACAGATCGATTTTGGTGCCGATATCATTGCCACGCTAGACTATCCGATTCCTCCGAAGCTCCGCGAAGAAGAAAAGTTCGAGCGGATGGAACGTAGCATCGATAGCGCGGTTGAATGTCTTCGTCTTTTGGATAATCCGGTCGATTTGATCACTCATTTTGAAGAAAACGACATACCTTTACACACACTCAATGACTGGATTGATAGCGATGACAAACCAGGAGTATACGTCGCTCTCCACGGACACGATTACGAGACGGTAAACTGGTACGTTGGTACTTTCATCGAGCGTCTAGCTGAGGCCGACGTCGAGACACAGCCAGACGGATTCGCTATCGGATCCCTAGTTCCCCTCCGAAGTAGCGTCGATGTACTCGTCGATATTGTCCAGGGTGCGAAAGACGCGATTCCGGAAGATCGTGCAGACGAGATGGGACTCCACGTCTTCGGAATCGGCGGAAAGCAGGTATCACTACTGGCGCTGCTTGGCGTCGATTCCTTCGACTGCTCGAGCCACATGCAATCGGCGAAGTTTCGGAAGTATCTCCATCCGGAAACGTGGGAGAACATCCACCTCGACGATTTAGAAGTCGAAGGAACCGATTATCCCTGCAATCTGGAACACTGTCTGCTCTGTCAGGGAGATAGCGAATACGATACGTCATATGAGGAGATGCAGTCGGTGCTGAACAGAGATTTCAGCTACGACGAGCGAGAGAGGCGCAAAGATAACGACGAACCAATCAAGAGCGACTACTACGCGCTGCTTGCCCGGCACAACTTCGAAGTGTACAACGACGAACTCCAACGCGTTCGGAGGCATATCAACGAAGGAAACCTATTGGAGTACGTCGTCAACTTCGCCCGGGAGCACGAACAAATCAAAACAGGGCTCGAACAAGCCCAGATACGTGACAAGAGTCTTCGGAACGATATCGAACAACTCGGTGCTTACGACCTCTTACCTGGGACAGAGCTCCGGAGCGATCAGAAGAAACTCTCTGATTGGGATGGTGGCGTTGACGAGTCGGACGAAACTCGAAGCATCTCTCTCGAATATGGTCCACATAGCTTCGATGTGAGCACTCGATCGTACACCCCGCCCGCTGATCGCGATGTATGTCTCTTGATCCCCTGTAGCCAACAAAAGCCGTACTCTGAGTCGAGAACCCACTCAGTATTAGCTGACAAGCTCGGGAAGCACAAGTCCAGAATTCACAAGGTGACGGTCTCCGGAATGTACGGCCCGGTCCCTGAAGAGTTCGAAGAGGAGAAACCAGTCCTCGAATACGAATATGTTCTGGCAGGCGAAGATGAACGGCAAATCGAGCTAGTCACTGATCGAGTTCTTCGGTATCTGGAAAAGCACGGCGATAACTACGACGAGATCGTCGGCTACGTCACGAGCAAAACGTATCGGCAGGTAATCGAAGATGCGCTCGAAGAATATGGGCGCGGTCAAGTGTTACCAAGAGATCCGAAGGCTCTCCAACTGACTGAATTCTTCCGGAACGAGAACATCGAAGAGCTCACCGACTTCTTGGCTGCGACCGCCGAATAG
- a CDS encoding transcription initiation factor IIB, translated as MVLDDQPIERTEPSWTPRDERRTGPSTSQLWLQKGTTIGKAKGVSNSEVAKLTHYNNRLAYDEKSLLRGLREVRSLAAALDVPSSTAEQSAYLYRKAANANLLQGRSMDAIAATCVYIAARRNGPPLTFSGVATVSPVSESDISTAYRTVLSELDLSMRPPEPQEFLPRIASRVGVSHSVQREAAQILATATEAGAHIGQSPPGVAGAAVYGAAKRADPDITQDDVADVAGVSPVTLSRQWQNLKDTLEDD; from the coding sequence ATGGTACTTGACGACCAACCGATCGAGCGCACCGAACCTAGCTGGACTCCTCGAGACGAGCGGCGGACTGGCCCATCTACGAGCCAGCTGTGGCTACAGAAGGGGACGACAATCGGGAAGGCGAAGGGGGTCTCGAATAGCGAAGTCGCGAAGCTCACCCACTACAACAACCGTCTCGCATACGACGAGAAGTCTCTCTTGAGAGGGCTCCGAGAAGTCCGGAGTTTAGCGGCAGCACTGGACGTTCCCTCTTCGACCGCGGAACAATCTGCATACCTCTATCGAAAAGCTGCGAATGCGAATCTTCTCCAGGGCCGATCTATGGACGCAATTGCAGCGACATGCGTGTATATCGCAGCTCGACGAAACGGGCCGCCGCTAACGTTCTCCGGAGTCGCTACTGTATCGCCCGTATCTGAGAGCGATATCTCGACCGCCTATCGGACTGTACTCAGCGAATTGGATCTCTCGATGCGGCCACCCGAGCCGCAAGAGTTCCTTCCTCGTATCGCCTCTCGTGTGGGGGTCTCTCATAGCGTCCAGCGTGAGGCTGCTCAAATTTTGGCAACGGCAACCGAAGCAGGTGCTCATATCGGGCAGAGCCCACCGGGTGTTGCCGGTGCGGCCGTGTACGGGGCAGCAAAACGAGCAGATCCCGATATCACACAGGATGACGTGGCTGACGTTGCGGGGGTCAGCCCAGTCACCCTTTCACGGCAGTGGCAAAATCTCAAAGATACCCTCGAGGACGACTAG
- a CDS encoding homing endonuclease associated repeat-containing protein, translated as MVPPHKQLVSVPDDTVECPICGTPVTPNGLWSHTSNTHSDDDVRAAMLEVLAAVADDLGHTPTTKDLDAYPRAPSYASYGNWFGSYNDALRAANLEVTRTSHGRDATDAELLEHLRALTDELGHPPSSQYMDQHGRYSATLYKTRWGSWSDALAAADVPTPGYSRAELREHLRDLGDTLCRPPSAPEVNAADGPYHRVYQQEFGSWIEALLAAGFDVEDTRANHGVTDTIHSPGAGGGDAQDTIDYGPGFDDAKKRAVRERDGRECQRCGLDEDTHLAAFDRRLPVHHIEPARTVEDPRERNDMPNLVTVCVACHTKIDTGHAPNPDPGGGQTAQTRLDEFGEEESQ; from the coding sequence GTGGTACCGCCTCATAAGCAACTGGTCTCCGTGCCCGACGACACCGTCGAGTGCCCTATTTGCGGCACGCCGGTCACGCCCAACGGACTCTGGAGCCACACGAGTAACACCCACTCCGACGACGACGTCCGCGCTGCGATGCTCGAAGTCCTCGCCGCGGTTGCCGACGATCTCGGGCACACTCCCACCACCAAGGACCTGGACGCATACCCGCGGGCCCCCAGTTACGCCAGCTACGGCAACTGGTTCGGATCCTACAACGACGCGCTGCGTGCCGCCAACCTCGAGGTCACCCGCACGTCCCACGGTCGGGATGCAACCGACGCCGAACTGCTAGAGCACCTGCGGGCGCTTACCGACGAGCTTGGCCACCCGCCGTCGAGCCAGTACATGGACCAGCACGGCCGGTACTCCGCGACCCTCTACAAGACCCGGTGGGGGAGCTGGTCGGACGCCCTCGCGGCCGCCGATGTCCCGACGCCGGGGTACAGCCGCGCGGAGCTGCGCGAGCACCTGCGCGACCTCGGCGATACCCTGTGCCGGCCGCCCTCGGCGCCGGAAGTGAACGCCGCCGACGGTCCGTACCATCGGGTGTACCAACAAGAGTTCGGTAGCTGGATCGAGGCGCTGCTGGCCGCCGGGTTCGACGTCGAGGACACCCGCGCGAACCACGGCGTCACAGACACGATCCACTCGCCTGGGGCGGGCGGTGGCGACGCCCAGGACACCATCGACTACGGGCCGGGGTTCGACGATGCAAAGAAGCGCGCGGTCCGCGAGCGTGACGGCCGGGAATGCCAGCGGTGCGGGCTCGACGAGGACACTCACCTGGCGGCGTTCGACCGGCGGCTGCCCGTTCACCACATCGAGCCGGCGCGCACCGTCGAGGACCCGCGGGAGCGCAATGATATGCCGAACCTCGTCACCGTCTGTGTGGCGTGCCATACGAAAATTGATACGGGGCACGCACCGAATCCAGACCCTGGCGGCGGGCAGACGGCTCAAACGAGGCTGGACGAATTCGGCGAGGAGGAGTCACAGTAG
- a CDS encoding PD-(D/E)XK nuclease family protein: MGSDELTEGEIDEILSLYRQTTTERTTTFDIIDRAGDERTHTKFLRWMCDPDGSHGLDATFLNHCLDVAGGTQSSIEEIDGATVNSVSAFSRKPDETELDILIETGTRMIVFEIKTQSSLRHKQIDAQTRYLQKQVEKNAINSWDYILLTQDNINPKSTYPNLYWSDIHRGLATLVGKVESDIDALRLRDWMRAIDKDLLDQRDFGPDSRLALQYGEKLDQLGIPYDSEAHIDDRIQLFKRLREWLREQYELSSGSSDGWTSRTLQSRFEKGSDIYRISKHRWEDEGIRFEILARDKRLKRGTDHDPEHGYRSTDSLIEVTLRYKISKQDTQSSPENPTSGAQQRKRLHDKLKQDGHWESLQAAGFQRTRTLLPEDQPLSRYHMYSRQIPVFEQDGKGVFAAVRDAVAALMDTRESIDKFVETEEIR; encoded by the coding sequence ATGGGATCCGATGAACTAACTGAAGGCGAAATTGATGAGATATTGAGTCTCTATCGTCAGACAACTACCGAACGGACAACTACGTTCGACATTATCGATAGAGCAGGGGATGAACGGACACACACGAAATTTCTGAGATGGATGTGTGATCCCGACGGAAGCCACGGTCTGGATGCGACCTTTCTGAATCATTGCCTGGATGTGGCCGGCGGGACCCAGTCCTCAATTGAGGAGATAGATGGAGCCACAGTTAATTCGGTCAGTGCCTTCAGCCGGAAGCCGGACGAGACAGAGCTGGATATTCTAATCGAGACGGGTACGCGTATGATCGTTTTTGAAATAAAGACCCAGTCTTCTCTCAGGCACAAACAGATAGACGCTCAGACACGCTATCTTCAGAAGCAGGTCGAGAAAAACGCCATCAATTCTTGGGACTATATATTACTCACGCAGGACAATATAAATCCAAAAAGCACGTATCCAAATTTGTACTGGAGCGATATTCACCGCGGGCTGGCAACCCTTGTCGGGAAGGTTGAGTCAGATATCGATGCTCTCCGTCTCCGAGACTGGATGCGCGCAATAGATAAAGATCTCCTTGACCAGCGAGATTTTGGACCAGATTCAAGACTAGCACTCCAGTATGGGGAGAAGCTTGACCAGCTGGGGATTCCGTATGATTCAGAAGCGCATATCGATGACCGCATTCAGTTGTTCAAACGACTGCGCGAGTGGCTACGAGAACAATATGAGTTGTCTTCCGGTTCGTCTGATGGGTGGACATCACGAACGCTTCAGTCGCGGTTTGAGAAGGGGTCGGATATTTACCGTATCAGTAAGCACCGGTGGGAAGACGAAGGGATTCGCTTCGAAATACTGGCGCGTGATAAACGACTTAAACGGGGGACAGATCATGACCCCGAACACGGCTACCGATCAACGGACTCGCTAATCGAAGTTACTCTTCGTTACAAAATAAGCAAGCAAGACACCCAGTCATCGCCGGAGAACCCCACATCCGGTGCTCAGCAGCGAAAACGACTCCATGACAAACTCAAACAGGATGGACACTGGGAGTCTCTACAGGCTGCTGGTTTTCAACGAACCCGAACGCTGCTGCCAGAGGACCAGCCTCTGAGTCGATACCATATGTATTCCCGGCAAATACCGGTGTTTGAACAGGATGGAAAGGGCGTCTTTGCTGCTGTCCGAGACGCAGTTGCGGCGTTGATGGATACGCGAGAGTCAATCGACAAGTTCGTCGAGACAGAGGAGATACGGTAG
- a CDS encoding vWA domain-containing protein — protein sequence METHITFVLDSSGSMSAIEDDTIGGFNSFLDDQRDEEGTATVSLFDFNTDIDRVYQGQPIAEAQELTSESYTPGGRTALHDAISMAIDDTMNYITSFDPTERPETVVVVVLTDGKENASETPQEMVRARVEKCREDFEWEFLFIGANQNAALTASEMGMDQDKSLDMAHNAEGTRAAYESTSERISEARREGSTSGFDEADRDRQNDADDT from the coding sequence ATGGAGACCCACATTACCTTCGTCCTCGACTCGTCCGGCTCGATGTCGGCGATCGAAGACGACACGATTGGCGGGTTCAACTCGTTCCTCGACGATCAGCGAGATGAAGAGGGCACAGCCACTGTGTCGCTCTTCGATTTCAACACGGACATCGATCGCGTCTATCAGGGACAGCCGATTGCCGAGGCGCAGGAACTTACGAGCGAATCCTACACCCCCGGTGGGAGAACTGCACTCCACGATGCAATCTCGATGGCGATCGACGATACGATGAACTACATCACCTCGTTCGATCCCACCGAACGACCCGAGACTGTCGTGGTGGTCGTACTGACCGATGGAAAGGAGAACGCTTCCGAGACGCCCCAAGAGATGGTTCGGGCGCGTGTCGAGAAGTGCCGCGAAGACTTCGAGTGGGAATTCCTCTTCATCGGTGCGAATCAGAACGCCGCCTTGACTGCGAGTGAGATGGGGATGGACCAAGACAAGTCGCTGGACATGGCTCACAACGCAGAGGGCACGCGCGCAGCGTACGAGTCAACGTCTGAGCGAATCAGTGAGGCTCGCCGAGAAGGGAGTACAAGCGGCTTCGATGAGGCCGATCGCGATCGGCAGAACGACGCGGACGACACCTAG
- a CDS encoding transcription initiation factor IIB translates to MRSPTSEDTSEDNGEDSSTDGEQSRVSSFSDEESSERFRSYSDRERSYDPDDLRPDVNGQFSPSETSGRGAAPVSRYERQDRGLSSVVGSENRDGYGQTLSSSQRQRAARIRRWQQRVQVSGTTARSQRQGLDEIQRMATALGIKKDVRQMACRLFRQSVDAGLLPGRAIESVASASLYIAARSVGYPRSFDEIAAVSRVERKRIINGYESVRDEFGLSLAPVDPQSYLPRVASEAGASQSVQQRAAEIIQTAQESDGKTSSVIGGMKPTSVVASALFAAKSLEGDCVTQTEIADAANVHESTIRNNYRRLLEPYHELNTDKDT, encoded by the coding sequence ATGCGATCACCAACGTCTGAGGACACGAGCGAAGACAACGGAGAGGACTCTTCCACAGATGGCGAACAGAGCCGAGTTTCCAGCTTCTCCGACGAGGAGTCTTCAGAGCGTTTTCGATCATACTCCGACCGCGAGCGTTCGTACGACCCTGACGACCTGCGCCCTGACGTCAACGGGCAATTCTCTCCCAGCGAAACGAGCGGCCGTGGTGCGGCCCCTGTATCTCGATACGAACGGCAGGACCGAGGCCTGTCCAGTGTCGTAGGTTCTGAGAACAGGGACGGATATGGTCAGACGCTGTCGAGCAGTCAGCGACAGCGCGCTGCACGTATTCGACGGTGGCAACAGCGCGTCCAGGTTTCCGGTACGACTGCCAGAAGCCAGCGGCAGGGACTGGACGAAATCCAGCGGATGGCGACAGCTCTGGGGATCAAAAAAGACGTCCGGCAGATGGCTTGCCGACTCTTCCGACAGTCAGTCGATGCAGGCCTTCTCCCGGGACGGGCTATCGAGAGTGTGGCCTCGGCCAGCCTGTACATCGCAGCGAGATCGGTTGGCTATCCTCGCTCATTCGATGAAATTGCCGCGGTGAGTCGCGTTGAGAGAAAGCGAATCATCAACGGCTACGAATCAGTACGAGATGAGTTCGGGTTGTCTCTCGCACCTGTGGATCCCCAATCCTATCTTCCGCGAGTCGCTTCGGAAGCAGGTGCCAGCCAGTCCGTTCAGCAGCGAGCTGCTGAGATCATACAGACTGCCCAGGAGAGCGATGGTAAGACCTCGTCTGTAATCGGCGGTATGAAGCCGACGAGTGTCGTTGCGTCTGCGCTCTTTGCTGCGAAGTCACTGGAAGGCGATTGCGTTACCCAGACGGAGATCGCTGATGCTGCGAACGTTCACGAATCGACGATCCGGAACAACTATAGACGTCTTCTTGAGCCATATCACGAACTCAACACAGACAAAGATACGTAG